The Pseudomonas sp. FP2309 genomic sequence CTTGATGTTATCCACAAGGTCGCTCAAACCTTCCAACGCGTAGTACTCGCACTGCATGGGGATAATCACCCCATCAGCGGCCACCAATGCGTTCAGCGTGAGCATCGACAGCGACGGTGGGCAGTCGATCAAAATGTAGTCGTAGTTCTCGCGAATCGGCGCCAGGGCGCTGCGCAGACGGCTTTCTTTCATCTGCATTTCCAGCAGCACCACTTCAGCCGCGGTCAAATCGCGGTTGGCCGGCAGCAATTGGTAGCCGCCATGCTCGGAGTAATGCATGGCCTGGGCCAGGTCACACTCGCCTATCAGCAAGTCGTAGACCGAGTTTTCCAAACCGTGTTTATCCACACCGCTACCCATGGTAGCGTTGCCCTGTGGATCGAGATCGATCAACAGCACCCGGCGCTTAGTGGCGACCAGGGATGCTGCGAGGTTGATGCAGGTGGTGGTTTTACCCACGCCACCTTTCTGGTTCGCTATCGCGAATACCTTAGCCATTCTTGCTTGTGTTCCCAATCATGCCGTGCGGCGCAGTATCAGCAGATGGCGTTGGCCTTGGCAACCGGGTACGGCCAAGGCGTGTTCGCTATCGAGGTGGAAGTCTGCCGGCAATGCTAACAGCTCATCGCTTGGATGGACGCCCTTCATTGCCAGCCAGCGGGTATCGCAGTCGCCCAGATGGCGGGTCCAGTTGCTGAAGTTATCCATGCTGCTGAACGCACGGGAAACAATTCCGTTGAACGGCTGTTCAGGTGTGAATTCTTCGACCCGGCTGTGGATAACCTGCAAGTTATCGAGTTTGAGCTCGAGCTTGACCTGGGTCAGGAAGCGGGTTTTCTTGCCGTTACTGTCCAGACAGGTCACTTGCGACTCGGGAAACAGGATAGCCAGGGGTATACCCGGCATGCCGCCGCCACTGCCAACGTCCAACCAGCGACCATTATCGACGAAGGGCATTACGCTCAAACTGTCGAGCAAATGCCGCGACACCATCTCGTCCGGATTACGCACCGCCGTCAGGTTGTAAGCCTTGTTCCATTTGATCAACAGGGCCAGGTAGCCCAACAGCAGGTCGTGCTGGGCGGCGGTCAGGTCGACGCCCAACTGGCGTGCACCTGTGGATAACTCTTCGGCGTGTTGCGAGGTGACAGACGAACTCAAGCGCTTTGCTCCAACTGACGGCCCGCGCCGCGTTTTTTCAAATGAATCATCAACAGCGAGATGGCTGCCGGGGTCACACCAGGGATACGTGACGCCTGGCCAAGGGTTTCCGGACGAGTTATCCCCAGCTTGCTTTGAATTTCTTTCGACAGCCCGGAAATACCGGTGTAGTCGATATCCACAGGCAGCTTGGTGTCTTCACTGGCGCGCAGCCGGGCGATTTCGTCCTGCTGACGGTCAATGTAACCGGCATATTTGGTCTTGATTTCAACCTGCTCGGCGACCTGGGGATCTTCTGCGCCGCCGCCCGTCACTTCGACCAAACCTGCGTAGTCGATTTCCGGACGGGACAGCAGGTTGAGCAAGTTGTACTCGTGGGTCAGCGGCGTGCCGAATTTTTCAGCGATTGCGTCGCCCTGTTCGGTGCCTGGACGAACCCACGTGCTTTTCAGACGCTGTTCTTCCAGCGCGATGCTCTCGCGTTTTTTGCAGAAGGCTTCCCAGCGCTCGTCGTCGACCAGACCCAGCTCGCGACCTTTTTCGGTCAAACGCAGGTCGGCATTGTCTTCACGCAGGATCAGGCGGTATTCCGCCCTCGAAGTGAACATCCGATACGGTTCCTGGGTACCCAGGGTAATCAGGTCGTCGACCAATACCCCGATGTACGCCTCATCACGGCGCGGGCACCAGCTGTCTTTGCCCTGTGCACGCAATGCCGCGTTGGTCCCAGCCAGTAAACCTTGCGCGCCGGCCTCTTCGTAACCGGTAGTGCCGTTGATCTGGCCGGCGAAAAACAAGCCGCCGATCACTTTGGTTTCCAGGCTGTATTTCAGGTCGCGCGGGTCGAAGTAGTCGTACTCGATGGCGTAACCAGGGCGCACGATATGCGCGTTTTCCATGCCGCGGATCGACTGCACGATCTGG encodes the following:
- a CDS encoding ParA family protein — translated: MAKVFAIANQKGGVGKTTTCINLAASLVATKRRVLLIDLDPQGNATMGSGVDKHGLENSVYDLLIGECDLAQAMHYSEHGGYQLLPANRDLTAAEVVLLEMQMKESRLRSALAPIRENYDYILIDCPPSLSMLTLNALVAADGVIIPMQCEYYALEGLSDLVDNIKRIAELLNPNLQIEGLLRTMFDPRLSLMNDVSAQLKEHFGEQLYDTVIPRNIRLAEAPSYGMPALAYDKTSRGAIAYLALAGEMVRRQRRNPRTAAAQPT
- the rsmG gene encoding 16S rRNA (guanine(527)-N(7))-methyltransferase RsmG, coding for MSSSVTSQHAEELSTGARQLGVDLTAAQHDLLLGYLALLIKWNKAYNLTAVRNPDEMVSRHLLDSLSVMPFVDNGRWLDVGSGGGMPGIPLAILFPESQVTCLDSNGKKTRFLTQVKLELKLDNLQVIHSRVEEFTPEQPFNGIVSRAFSSMDNFSNWTRHLGDCDTRWLAMKGVHPSDELLALPADFHLDSEHALAVPGCQGQRHLLILRRTA